The region TCAGCGCGGTGATCAAGGGCGAGCGCTACCCGCTGGAGCAGTTGCATCCGGGTGGGATCTTCGGCGCGGTGCTCGACGTCGGCTCGACCGACTACCGGCTCGAGGTCAGCTACGGCGAGGACAAGATCATCGTCGATGACCCGTACCGGTGGCTGCCCACGCTCGGAGAGCTGGACCTGCACCTGCTCGGCGAGGGCCGCCACGAGCAGTTGTGGGACGTCCTGGGCGCGCATGTGCGCAGCTATGACACCCCCGCCGGCCAGGTCACCGGAACCTCCTTCGCGGTCTGGGCGCCCAACGCCCAAGCCGTCCGGGTGGTCGGGGACTTCGACTACTGGTCGGGCCGGGCGTTTCCGATGCGCCTGATGGGCGGTCCCGGCATCTGGGAGCTGTTCGTGCCGGGGGTCGGCGACGGCTGCCGGTACAAGTTCCAGATCCTGGGCGCCGACGGTGAGTGGCGTGACAAGGCCGACCCGATGGCCTTCGCCACCGAGGTGCCGCCGGCCACCGCCTCGGTGGTGTTCACCTCCTCCTATGAGTGGGGTGACAGCGAGTGGCTGGCGACCCGCGCGCAGACCGCCTGGCACGCGGCCCCGATGTCGGTCTACGAGGTGCACCTGGGCTCCTGGCGGCTGGGGCTCAGTTACCGCGAACTGGCCGAGCAACTGGTCGACTACGTTCGCGAGACCGGTTTCACCCACGTCGAGTTGCTGCCGGTGGCCGAGCACCCCTTCGGCGGCTCCTGGGGTTACCAGGTCTCCTCCTACTTCGCCCCCACCTCCCGGTTCGGCGACCCCGACGACTTCCGGCACCTGGTCGACGCGCTGCACCAGGCCGGCATCGGCGTCATCGTGGACTGGGTTCCGGCGCACTTCCCGAAGGACTCCTTCGCGCTGGCCCGCTTCGACGGCACCCCGCTCTACGAGCACGCCGACCCGCGCCGGGGCGAGCAACCGGACTGGGGCACCTACGTCTTCGACTTCGGGCGCAGCCAGGTCCGCAACTTCCTGGTGGCCAACGCCCTGTACTGGCTGGAGGAGTTCCACATCGACGGCCTGCGGGTGGACGCGGTGGCCTCGATGCTCTACCTGGACTACTCGCGCAAGGCCGGCGAGTGGCTGCCCAACATCCACGGCGGGCGCGAGAACCTGGAAGCGGTCGCCTTCCTGCAGGAGATGAACGCCACCGTCTACAAGCGGGTGCCCGGAGTGATCACGATCGCCGAGGAGTCGACGTCCTGGCCGGGGGTGACCCGCCCTACCCATCTGGGCGGCCTGGGTTTCGGCTTCAAGTGGAACATGGGCTGGATGCACGACACGCTCGGCTACGTCGAGCATCAGCCGGTCCACCGGCAGTACCACCACCACGAGATGACGTTCTCGATGGTCTACGCCTATTCAGAGAACTACATGCTGCCGTTGAGCCACGACGAGGTGGTGCACGGCAAGGGCTCGCTGCTGAACAAGATCCCCGGTGACCGCTGGCAGCAGATGGCGACGTTGCGGGCGCTCTACGCCTTCATGTGGGCCCATCCGGGCAAGCAGTTGATCTTTCAGGGCTCGGAGTTCGCCCAGGGCGGCGAGTGGAGCGAGGGCCGCACCCTGGACTGGTGGCTGCTCGACGGCGCCGACCACGCCGGCGTGCGCAGAGCCGTCAGCGACCTGAACCGGGTGTATCGCAGCGACCGGGCGCTGTGGTCCCAGGACACCCTGCCGCAGGGCTTCGGCTGGATCGACGCCAACGACGCCAGCGGCAATGTGTTCTCGTTCCTGCGCTGGGGTGACGACGGCTCGGTGCTGGCCTGCGTGGCCAACTTCTCGCCGACGCCGCACGAGCACTACCGGCTGGGCCTGCCCAAGACCGGCCGCTGGGACGAGGTGCTCAACACCGACGCCGAGGTCTATGGCGGCTCCGGGGTGGGAAACCTCGGCTCGGTCACCGCCGAAGGCGGCAGCTGGCACGGCCAGCCCACCTCCGCGACCGTCCGGGTGCCGCCGCTGGGCGCGATCTGGCTGCGACACACCCCCGGCGCCGAGCTCACCGGCGGGACGCGGGTCGACGCGGCGCAGGCCTACGCAGGCGA is a window of Jatrophihabitans sp. DNA encoding:
- the glgB gene encoding 1,4-alpha-glucan branching protein GlgB → MSKRHNPAGGAKKPAATPRSRASSKPAAQPPRPAEPAAAETTAEAAVIETATGPTTTDISTPPQRPVPGPSPAETQGDAPAAEDQPVPAPSQQDLDRLAAGTHSGPHSILGAHPAGAGKTAIRTLRPEASAVSAVIKGERYPLEQLHPGGIFGAVLDVGSTDYRLEVSYGEDKIIVDDPYRWLPTLGELDLHLLGEGRHEQLWDVLGAHVRSYDTPAGQVTGTSFAVWAPNAQAVRVVGDFDYWSGRAFPMRLMGGPGIWELFVPGVGDGCRYKFQILGADGEWRDKADPMAFATEVPPATASVVFTSSYEWGDSEWLATRAQTAWHAAPMSVYEVHLGSWRLGLSYRELAEQLVDYVRETGFTHVELLPVAEHPFGGSWGYQVSSYFAPTSRFGDPDDFRHLVDALHQAGIGVIVDWVPAHFPKDSFALARFDGTPLYEHADPRRGEQPDWGTYVFDFGRSQVRNFLVANALYWLEEFHIDGLRVDAVASMLYLDYSRKAGEWLPNIHGGRENLEAVAFLQEMNATVYKRVPGVITIAEESTSWPGVTRPTHLGGLGFGFKWNMGWMHDTLGYVEHQPVHRQYHHHEMTFSMVYAYSENYMLPLSHDEVVHGKGSLLNKIPGDRWQQMATLRALYAFMWAHPGKQLIFQGSEFAQGGEWSEGRTLDWWLLDGADHAGVRRAVSDLNRVYRSDRALWSQDTLPQGFGWIDANDASGNVFSFLRWGDDGSVLACVANFSPTPHEHYRLGLPKTGRWDEVLNTDAEVYGGSGVGNLGSVTAEGGSWHGQPTSATVRVPPLGAIWLRHTPGAELTGGTRVDAAQAYAGDAAPADTAQARAGDVDTPEAGTAQTHTA